A portion of the Paenibacillus marchantiae genome contains these proteins:
- a CDS encoding N-acetylmannosamine-6-phosphate 2-epimerase, whose product MNLDKLGLQGGLVVSCQALEHEPLHSSLIMGRMAVAAKEGGAIGIRANTAVDVKEIKEQVDLPVIGIVKRNYGTNPVFITPTILEVDELAEVQAEIVAVDATLRARPDGKSLDEFVHEIRTKHPQLLLMGDIATKEEAVNAERLGFDLISSTLVGYTEETAGIKLYDNQFAALKEILTSVQTPVVAEGNIMTPEMAATCLEAGVYCVVVGGAITRPQQITERFVSEIAKVKKPSPSVQ is encoded by the coding sequence ATGAATTTAGATAAATTAGGTTTACAAGGTGGTCTCGTTGTATCATGTCAGGCTTTGGAGCACGAGCCACTTCATAGTTCGCTGATTATGGGACGCATGGCAGTCGCAGCAAAAGAGGGAGGAGCGATCGGTATTCGTGCGAATACTGCTGTAGATGTGAAAGAGATCAAAGAACAGGTTGATCTGCCCGTCATAGGTATAGTGAAAAGAAACTACGGAACCAATCCCGTATTTATTACACCAACGATCTTGGAAGTAGATGAACTTGCCGAGGTCCAAGCAGAGATTGTTGCGGTTGATGCCACTTTACGTGCACGGCCGGACGGTAAATCACTGGATGAATTCGTACATGAAATTCGCACCAAACATCCTCAACTTCTATTAATGGGGGATATTGCAACGAAAGAGGAAGCCGTTAATGCAGAACGACTTGGTTTTGACCTGATCTCCTCTACATTGGTCGGATATACAGAGGAGACAGCAGGGATTAAACTGTATGATAATCAATTTGCAGCCTTGAAAGAAATTCTAACTAGCGTACAAACGCCTGTTGTTGCGGAAGGGAATATCATGACCCCGGAGATGGCAGCAACGTGTCTGGAAGCTGGAGTCTATTGTGTTGTTGTTGGTGGAGCCATTACGCGTCCTCAACAAATTACGGAACGTTTTGTCTCAGAAATTGCTAAAGTGAAAAAGCCTTCTCCTTCTGTCCAATAA
- a CDS encoding MurR/RpiR family transcriptional regulator, which translates to MLQLEYQRFSAKEKEIADYVMRNKSSINNINIRDLAAYTNASMSTITRFCKKVGCSTFVDFKIRLNREVDQPRNQTDFFIRTQQIHNDIINATAEMLDTDRIEQVVQYIKKARRIYVYGLGSSGLSALEFKYRLMRMDIVIDAVTDSHMMIMSASLLGEDDLVIGLSNSGRTLEVSDALNAAKKRGSKVVGITNFDHTPLSEVSDLCIFTPDIGRTGDVSFINSQLAIIYILDVISLLLLEDEHLLHARQQTLKALYSAE; encoded by the coding sequence ATGCTGCAGCTTGAATATCAACGTTTTTCAGCGAAAGAAAAGGAAATCGCTGATTATGTGATGCGTAATAAATCATCCATTAATAATATTAATATTAGGGATTTGGCTGCTTACACCAATGCTTCCATGTCAACCATTACTCGATTTTGTAAAAAAGTAGGTTGTTCTACCTTTGTAGATTTTAAAATTCGACTTAACCGTGAAGTGGATCAACCCCGCAATCAAACGGATTTCTTTATCAGAACACAGCAGATCCACAATGATATCATCAACGCAACCGCAGAAATGCTGGATACCGACAGAATCGAACAAGTGGTCCAGTACATAAAAAAAGCTCGCAGAATCTATGTTTATGGTTTGGGAAGTTCAGGTTTATCTGCTCTGGAGTTCAAATACAGACTAATGCGGATGGATATCGTCATTGATGCGGTGACGGATTCACACATGATGATCATGAGTGCTTCTCTTTTGGGCGAAGATGATCTGGTCATTGGTTTATCCAATTCAGGACGAACCTTAGAAGTCAGTGACGCATTAAACGCAGCCAAAAAAAGAGGAAGCAAAGTTGTTGGAATTACTAATTTTGATCACACACCCCTGTCTGAAGTCTCGGATTTGTGCATTTTCACACCGGATATCGGGCGAACCGGAGATGTGAGCTTCATCAACAGCCAATTAGCCATTATTTACATCCTGGATGTGATTTCTCTTCTATTACTTGAGGATGAACATTTACTCCATGCGCGGCAGCAAACGTTAAAAGCTCTTTATTCTGCTGAATAA
- a CDS encoding S-layer homology domain-containing protein, translating to MISHLYKKVLSILLSIALVFGWLAGFGGVNSAQAASLSEPEMLLERNANWHYFDQGQDLQSDWRASYDDSSWNSGQAPFGYKDNGNGVSTSYFGSLKTEVSYGQDKKNKPRTTYFRTNLTVNKDQIDDYGQILGTFGIDDGAVIYVNGVEVIRFGMPDGEIVYSTQATSNKDLPVMYENIDLTEPMKVNLHEGSNEIAVEVHQQSDSSSDLYFDMELKALANAPSLDISKITVTFYGDATSSKGFTWYTPLASAQSTVQVVPKQGGGVADFSQAQIFNGRATVASNSPGEMVHKAEATGLSPDTSYSFRVGDQDLGIWSEVGTFKTAPVDGAFTFIDLTDTQAKEEDEAILSGSTLSKALATVPNAEFVVHNGDVVENGTSEQEWNWLLGHSQASLMNTTIAPSAGNHENKNYAFYEHFNVKQPDGATTVTGAYYSYNYSKAHFIVLNSNEDSSDYANFSNEQVAWMKQDVAEAKAAGAKWIIVNIHKGPYTTSNHATDSDIIGANGERKKIAPLMNELGIDLVLQGHDHIYARTKPIKSDGTAEDVSKITETFNGQSIEYAVKPDGTIYMIPATAGAKVYFKNQKTELGDAYFNLFERAEENHARQYGDTTSAARGQVQNFVSLTIDGDKLSAITYEIDQNKNAEPFVVDTFGIIKESDTVPVPEQVNKVTVTFHGDPTKSKGFTWYTSDQVTNSDLQVVEKTAATPDFTQAKSVQGRSAQPANAPTELMHKAEVTDLKANTTYYFRVGDASQQVWSEIGTFSTAPEKGKFTFIDLADTQAKEEDEAILSSETLAKALATVPDAQFVVHNGDIVDNGVKEEQWNWLLGHSQESLLNTTIVPSAGNHEDENYAFIDHFNIQSPVNSATETGAYYSYDYSNAHFVVLNSNEDSDEYDNFSLEQVEWLKKDVQAAKKNGSQWIIVNIHKGPYTTSNHATDSDIMGANGVRTKIAPIMAELGIDFVLQGHDHIYARTKPIDQKGKARQPEMITEMQNGQKIEYSVNPDGTIYLIPATAGPKVYYKNPSTSLGDAYYNLFELAEENHAAKYGPDPNDNRRPMRSQVQNFVGITIDGSKLTAITYEIDQNLKGTDPFIVDQFGIVKKTEPSNPGPGTSNPGTSNPGSGSGSGNGSGSGNGSSGSGGDTTTGNGSNSGSGSGTDSGNKPDTGSGNNGNGGTAPALKDTAGHWAKSTIDKALAAGFVNGYGDQTFRPNQKVTRAEFITMLGRALNLNTVSESIHYTDDNKIPSWAKPYITAAASAGIVNGYENGSFGPSKTLSRAEMVTMIARAGGIQTDSNAKLDFKDAKDVPAWAVSYVASAVEAGLVGGVGGNRFAPMQTATRAEAVTLIVGLLEQSK from the coding sequence ATGATCAGTCACCTCTACAAAAAAGTGTTATCCATCCTGTTATCGATTGCTTTGGTATTCGGATGGCTTGCGGGATTTGGGGGAGTTAATTCAGCCCAAGCCGCATCATTGTCTGAGCCTGAGATGCTGTTAGAGCGTAATGCCAATTGGCATTATTTCGATCAGGGCCAGGATTTGCAATCGGATTGGCGTGCTTCATACGATGATTCGTCCTGGAATTCGGGACAGGCTCCATTTGGTTACAAAGACAACGGTAATGGCGTAAGCACTTCCTATTTTGGATCACTCAAAACGGAAGTCAGCTACGGTCAGGACAAAAAAAATAAACCCCGCACAACCTATTTCCGGACAAACCTAACCGTTAACAAAGATCAAATTGACGATTACGGGCAAATTCTCGGCACATTCGGTATTGATGACGGTGCAGTGATCTATGTGAATGGTGTGGAAGTCATTCGTTTTGGCATGCCGGATGGAGAGATTGTGTACTCCACCCAAGCAACCTCAAATAAGGACTTGCCGGTAATGTATGAGAATATCGACCTGACTGAGCCAATGAAAGTCAATTTGCATGAAGGCTCAAACGAAATTGCGGTCGAAGTGCATCAACAGAGCGACAGCAGCTCTGACCTTTATTTTGACATGGAGCTTAAAGCCTTGGCTAATGCGCCATCGCTGGATATCAGCAAAATAACGGTTACCTTCTATGGAGATGCAACAAGTAGCAAAGGCTTCACTTGGTATACTCCTCTTGCATCTGCACAGAGCACTGTTCAAGTGGTGCCGAAACAAGGAGGAGGCGTTGCTGACTTCAGTCAGGCCCAAATTTTCAATGGGCGTGCAACCGTCGCTTCCAACTCCCCGGGAGAAATGGTGCATAAGGCGGAAGCGACAGGCCTTTCCCCTGACACTTCTTATTCTTTCCGTGTTGGTGATCAGGATCTGGGTATATGGAGTGAGGTTGGAACGTTCAAAACGGCTCCGGTTGACGGAGCATTTACCTTTATTGACCTGACGGATACACAAGCGAAGGAAGAGGATGAGGCGATCCTGTCCGGATCTACTCTGTCCAAAGCACTCGCGACTGTTCCGAATGCTGAATTTGTCGTCCATAACGGAGACGTTGTGGAGAATGGCACTTCAGAGCAAGAATGGAATTGGTTGCTTGGTCATTCGCAAGCCAGTCTTATGAACACGACCATTGCACCGTCTGCTGGCAATCATGAGAATAAAAATTATGCGTTCTACGAGCATTTTAATGTGAAGCAGCCAGACGGTGCTACAACGGTAACAGGCGCATATTATTCGTATAATTATAGCAAAGCTCATTTTATCGTATTGAACTCCAACGAGGATTCATCGGATTACGCCAACTTCTCGAATGAGCAAGTCGCATGGATGAAGCAGGATGTAGCGGAAGCAAAAGCCGCAGGAGCCAAGTGGATTATCGTGAACATCCATAAAGGTCCGTACACGACATCGAATCACGCCACGGATAGTGACATTATTGGTGCGAACGGTGAACGAAAAAAAATCGCTCCACTCATGAACGAACTGGGGATTGATCTAGTCCTTCAGGGACATGACCATATCTATGCACGGACGAAACCAATCAAGAGCGATGGTACTGCTGAAGATGTGTCCAAAATAACGGAGACATTCAATGGACAGAGTATCGAATACGCGGTCAAACCGGATGGAACCATTTATATGATTCCTGCTACCGCCGGGGCTAAAGTATATTTCAAAAACCAGAAAACTGAATTAGGAGATGCATATTTTAATTTGTTCGAGCGTGCGGAGGAAAACCACGCTCGGCAATATGGCGACACCACGAGCGCAGCCAGAGGGCAGGTTCAGAACTTCGTTTCATTGACTATTGACGGAGACAAGCTGTCCGCCATAACGTATGAGATTGACCAAAATAAGAATGCAGAACCATTTGTCGTGGATACTTTCGGGATTATCAAGGAATCGGATACAGTTCCTGTTCCAGAACAGGTAAACAAGGTAACGGTAACGTTCCATGGAGATCCTACCAAGAGCAAGGGGTTCACGTGGTACACTTCCGATCAAGTAACGAATAGCGACCTTCAGGTTGTGGAGAAAACAGCTGCAACACCTGATTTCACGCAAGCCAAATCGGTTCAAGGGCGCTCTGCACAACCTGCGAATGCTCCTACAGAACTGATGCACAAAGCAGAAGTGACAGATCTGAAAGCTAATACAACCTATTATTTCCGTGTAGGGGATGCTTCCCAGCAAGTATGGAGCGAGATAGGTACCTTCAGTACAGCACCGGAGAAAGGTAAATTCACTTTCATTGATCTGGCGGATACACAAGCGAAGGAAGAGGATGAGGCAATTCTGTCCTCTGAGACATTGGCCAAAGCATTGGCTACAGTACCGGATGCACAATTTGTCGTTCATAACGGGGATATCGTGGATAATGGTGTGAAAGAGGAGCAGTGGAACTGGCTGCTTGGGCATTCGCAGGAAAGCCTCTTAAATACAACCATCGTTCCATCCGCAGGGAACCACGAGGACGAAAATTATGCGTTTATCGATCATTTCAACATCCAGTCACCGGTAAATTCCGCTACGGAGACGGGAGCTTACTATTCTTATGATTACAGCAATGCGCATTTTGTTGTGTTGAACTCCAATGAGGATTCGGATGAGTATGACAACTTCTCATTAGAGCAAGTCGAGTGGCTGAAGAAAGATGTTCAGGCTGCCAAGAAGAATGGATCCCAGTGGATAATCGTCAACATTCACAAGGGACCGTACACGACGTCAAATCACGCAACGGATTCCGATATCATGGGAGCAAACGGTGTGCGTACCAAGATTGCACCGATCATGGCGGAGCTTGGCATTGATTTTGTACTCCAGGGACATGATCACATCTATGCGCGCACAAAACCGATTGATCAGAAGGGGAAAGCGCGTCAGCCAGAAATGATCACGGAGATGCAAAACGGACAGAAAATCGAGTACTCTGTGAATCCGGATGGCACGATCTATCTGATTCCGGCAACAGCTGGTCCAAAAGTGTATTACAAAAATCCGAGCACAAGTCTCGGTGATGCTTATTACAATCTTTTTGAACTGGCAGAGGAGAATCATGCAGCCAAATATGGCCCTGATCCGAATGACAACCGTCGTCCAATGCGCAGTCAGGTACAAAATTTTGTGGGCATTACGATTGACGGCAGCAAATTGACAGCTATAACGTATGAAATTGACCAAAATCTGAAGGGAACAGACCCGTTCATTGTTGATCAGTTCGGTATCGTGAAGAAGACAGAACCTTCGAATCCGGGACCAGGAACCTCCAATCCGGGAACATCGAATCCCGGCTCGGGTTCAGGTTCAGGTAATGGATCTGGCAGCGGTAATGGCTCCTCAGGAAGCGGTGGCGATACAACTACCGGTAACGGTTCGAACAGCGGTAGTGGTAGCGGAACTGATTCCGGCAACAAACCGGATACTGGATCAGGCAATAACGGAAACGGAGGCACTGCGCCAGCGTTGAAAGATACAGCCGGACACTGGGCAAAATCTACAATTGATAAAGCCCTGGCGGCTGGATTCGTCAATGGCTATGGCGATCAGACCTTCCGTCCAAATCAGAAAGTCACACGTGCCGAGTTCATTACGATGCTGGGCCGTGCCTTGAATCTGAATACCGTAAGCGAGAGTATTCACTATACGGATGATAACAAGATTCCTTCATGGGCGAAGCCTTATATTACAGCAGCTGCATCCGCTGGCATTGTCAATGGTTACGAGAATGGCTCGTTCGGCCCTAGCAAGACGCTGAGCCGGGCGGAGATGGTAACTATGATTGCACGCGCTGGCGGAATCCAAACAGATTCCAATGCGAAACTGGATTTCAAAGATGCAAAAGATGTCCCAGCATGGGCAGTATCCTATGTAGCTTCTGCTGTGGAAGCAGGTCTGGTGGGCGGTGTAGGTGGCAATCGATTTGCTCCGATGCAGACAGCTACCCGTGCTGAAGCAGTTACACTTATTGTTGGGCTTCTTGAACAATCGAAATAA
- a CDS encoding AraC family transcriptional regulator: MKSHTSERIKFPAGFWTSLHQLGIAAHDVARKAQLPLTIITEPAVTTAQYFAIWQAYSDLVGDTAEGIIKLTTVFETGKYPPSVLATYHARDYRDALHRMARYKKLCPPESLRITEEGDDCSIELEWSNEQPGPSLLVGVTLAFLLELGRRGTGQPLTARLVEFSRTMGDVRTLETYFGCPIRIGATCNRLTLHRKDLDRPFLSYNEELLEILTPALDRSLDEQQGSRSITDMVKWIMKRSLTGGRPDIQVVAKELGMSDRTLQRRLTEENTSFKHLLTQARHEQARAYLADPTLDIKEVAFLIGYEDQNSFYRAFRSWEGDTPTNWRTVYLGTNSLSEGPPESSTLH; encoded by the coding sequence ATGAAGTCCCACACCTCTGAGCGTATTAAATTCCCGGCAGGGTTTTGGACAAGCTTGCATCAATTAGGGATTGCGGCCCACGATGTAGCTCGCAAAGCACAACTGCCGCTCACGATTATAACTGAACCAGCCGTCACGACTGCTCAATATTTCGCGATCTGGCAGGCATATTCTGATCTCGTCGGTGACACTGCCGAAGGAATCATCAAGCTTACGACCGTCTTTGAAACGGGGAAATACCCGCCGAGTGTCTTAGCAACCTACCATGCGCGTGACTACCGTGATGCATTACACCGAATGGCTCGCTACAAAAAACTTTGTCCCCCTGAAAGCTTACGTATTACTGAGGAGGGCGATGATTGTTCAATTGAACTGGAATGGTCTAACGAACAACCAGGTCCGTCATTGCTGGTTGGAGTCACACTGGCATTTCTCCTCGAACTTGGGCGCCGGGGAACAGGTCAACCTTTGACTGCGCGGCTTGTCGAATTTTCGCGCACCATGGGCGATGTTCGAACCCTTGAGACTTATTTTGGCTGCCCAATTCGGATTGGTGCAACTTGTAACCGGCTTACCTTACATCGTAAAGATTTGGACCGTCCGTTTCTTTCATACAACGAAGAGTTACTGGAGATCCTTACTCCCGCCCTGGACCGATCGCTGGATGAACAGCAGGGCAGTCGTTCTATTACAGACATGGTCAAATGGATTATGAAACGCAGTCTCACAGGAGGTCGCCCCGACATTCAAGTCGTTGCCAAGGAATTGGGTATGAGCGATCGGACCTTGCAGCGCCGGCTTACAGAAGAGAATACAAGTTTCAAGCATCTATTGACGCAAGCCAGACATGAGCAGGCACGAGCCTACTTGGCAGACCCTACACTGGATATTAAAGAAGTAGCTTTCTTGATTGGATATGAAGACCAGAATTCGTTCTACCGCGCCTTTCGTTCATGGGAAGGGGATACGCCAACGAATTGGCGTACGGTATATTTAGGAACGAATTCGCTATCCGAAGGACCGCCAGAATCATCAACTCTTCATTAA
- a CDS encoding SDR family NAD(P)-dependent oxidoreductase translates to MDMGLYGKTALVTGSTKGIGKAIAIELAKEGVNVLINGRNDAEVERMVHEMKSDFPATSPQKATADLADIGQREALFEKYPQIDILVNNMGIYEMMQYEDISDEVWEKYFRTNVLAANALSKFYMPKMLQNDYGRMIFIASEEAIMPSGQMPQYCMTKSMLLSLSKSLSKITVGTEVTVNTIMPGPTLSENVQQIIESIYPDESMTFLEKEKDFMRKNLPQSEIQRFIKPVEIGRLATFVCSPYASAFKGSPIRMDGGMVPTIF, encoded by the coding sequence ATGGATATGGGTTTATACGGTAAAACAGCTTTGGTTACAGGATCAACGAAGGGGATAGGGAAAGCCATTGCTATTGAACTTGCCAAAGAAGGGGTTAATGTGCTCATCAATGGACGAAATGATGCAGAGGTTGAGCGCATGGTTCATGAAATGAAGTCCGATTTTCCTGCTACCTCACCTCAAAAAGCTACAGCTGATCTGGCGGACATTGGTCAAAGAGAAGCCTTATTTGAAAAATACCCCCAAATTGATATCCTAGTGAACAATATGGGGATTTATGAAATGATGCAATATGAGGATATCAGCGATGAGGTTTGGGAGAAATACTTCCGTACGAATGTGCTCGCTGCAAATGCATTGTCCAAATTTTATATGCCAAAAATGTTGCAAAATGATTATGGCCGCATGATCTTTATTGCGAGTGAAGAAGCCATTATGCCTTCAGGACAAATGCCTCAGTATTGCATGACCAAATCCATGTTATTATCGTTGTCCAAAAGTTTATCGAAAATAACGGTAGGAACAGAAGTTACCGTCAATACAATCATGCCAGGACCAACCCTCTCTGAAAATGTGCAACAAATCATTGAGAGCATCTACCCTGATGAATCGATGACTTTTTTAGAAAAAGAGAAGGATTTTATGCGCAAAAACCTGCCTCAATCCGAAATCCAACGATTTATCAAGCCTGTTGAGATTGGCAGATTGGCCACATTTGTATGCAGTCCGTATGCATCGGCATTCAAAGGTTCTCCAATCCGTATGGATGGGGGAATGGTGCCAACCATCTTCTAA
- a CDS encoding helix-turn-helix transcriptional regulator: MSRDQTKKDASTSTRKAIINLLKQQGGMDVVALSSQFALSGMAIRQHLNALKEEGLVTFEEEARPMGRPTKLWRLTPAADRFFPSGYSELSVSLINSMKEAFGNEGLDKLLNVRNKNMQEQYLQYIGDTSGVKERLEKLAEIRTNEGYMAEVKDQGDGSLLFIEKHCPICEAAAVCTGLCKNELHLFKTVLGDQVHIERGEYILAGGRNCIYTVKEHHSL, translated from the coding sequence ATGAGCCGGGATCAAACGAAAAAGGATGCCTCAACCAGTACCCGAAAAGCAATCATTAACCTGCTTAAACAGCAAGGTGGAATGGATGTTGTGGCACTCTCCTCCCAATTTGCGTTATCTGGAATGGCTATCAGGCAGCATTTAAATGCACTGAAAGAAGAAGGATTGGTTACTTTCGAAGAAGAAGCTCGTCCCATGGGTCGACCAACCAAGCTATGGAGATTAACCCCCGCTGCTGATCGTTTTTTCCCTAGTGGATATTCGGAGTTATCCGTCAGTCTGATCAATTCCATGAAAGAAGCTTTCGGAAATGAAGGGCTGGACAAGCTCCTCAATGTTCGGAATAAGAACATGCAAGAGCAATATCTACAGTACATTGGCGATACATCCGGCGTGAAGGAAAGGCTGGAGAAACTGGCTGAAATCCGAACAAATGAAGGCTATATGGCCGAGGTCAAGGATCAAGGCGATGGTAGCCTGTTGTTTATAGAGAAGCATTGTCCAATCTGTGAAGCTGCGGCGGTATGTACCGGGTTATGTAAGAATGAATTGCATTTATTCAAAACGGTTCTGGGGGATCAAGTTCATATTGAACGTGGAGAGTATATTTTGGCTGGAGGAAGAAACTGCATATATACGGTTAAAGAACATCATTCATTGTAA
- a CDS encoding MFS transporter, which produces MSSHSQSIFSPRYFALSIGIILSVMAVGFEGLSVTTIAPSIAGDLNGLNLFGWIFSTYLLAQIIGTLVVGRIIDRRGPAVPFTLALLLFIVGLVAAATAGDMYTMIASRAMQGLGAGAMMTCVYTAISLSYPDELRAKILGAFGTAYVLPSMLGPYIAGLIADQWSWRFVFWGILPILLISALLSLPAFTKLKSQPAQGENGAAATWMALLLTIGTGTLLVGLGKLPSIIGFVIVFIGGVLMVYPLRKLLPEGTLALRRGMPAILATRGLFFAAYTSTQNFLVLALIEVKGITPSQAGLIVASAALSWCVIAYLQGRWDSADQGRGRHTRIIIGVLLLAIGITIVFWVPVVTVTVAVIGQIVAGIGIGLAHPISGVVAFSQTGEEGVGKTSANLQFADSFTPGVVIGIGGSILVVCQAGGMSLQSGLIVTMGFHLVLIVLSLIASTRIAPITDQIRTGLQSLGLKNK; this is translated from the coding sequence ATGTCGTCCCATTCACAAAGTATTTTCAGTCCGCGTTATTTTGCATTATCCATAGGAATTATATTGTCAGTGATGGCTGTTGGATTTGAAGGTTTGTCGGTAACGACAATTGCTCCTTCCATTGCTGGAGACCTGAACGGTCTTAACCTGTTTGGCTGGATATTCAGTACATATCTGCTTGCACAGATTATAGGCACCTTGGTTGTTGGTCGGATTATTGATAGAAGGGGACCCGCAGTACCATTTACGCTCGCACTTCTATTGTTTATTGTCGGACTGGTCGCAGCCGCAACTGCAGGAGATATGTATACCATGATCGCGTCACGGGCCATGCAGGGTTTGGGTGCCGGAGCTATGATGACTTGCGTGTACACGGCCATTTCCTTAAGTTATCCGGACGAATTACGTGCCAAAATACTGGGCGCATTCGGTACAGCCTACGTTCTTCCGTCCATGCTTGGTCCATACATTGCAGGCCTTATTGCAGATCAGTGGTCATGGCGCTTTGTGTTCTGGGGGATTCTACCGATCTTGTTGATTTCAGCACTCCTTAGCTTACCTGCATTTACGAAATTAAAATCACAGCCTGCACAAGGGGAGAATGGAGCTGCCGCTACTTGGATGGCACTGCTATTAACGATAGGTACGGGGACTTTATTAGTGGGACTTGGAAAGCTTCCGTCAATTATTGGATTTGTTATCGTCTTTATTGGGGGAGTACTGATGGTATACCCACTGCGCAAACTGCTGCCGGAGGGAACCCTTGCTTTGCGAAGAGGTATGCCCGCTATACTCGCTACGCGTGGACTGTTCTTCGCTGCTTATACCAGTACACAAAATTTCTTGGTATTGGCTTTAATTGAGGTGAAAGGCATTACACCTTCTCAGGCTGGTTTAATTGTAGCAAGCGCTGCACTGAGCTGGTGTGTCATTGCTTATTTGCAAGGGCGTTGGGACTCGGCAGATCAGGGTCGAGGACGTCATACACGAATTATTATTGGTGTACTCCTGCTTGCCATCGGAATTACCATCGTATTTTGGGTTCCTGTTGTGACCGTTACCGTAGCGGTTATAGGCCAAATCGTAGCTGGAATAGGCATTGGATTGGCACATCCGATTAGTGGTGTTGTTGCGTTTTCCCAAACAGGAGAGGAAGGCGTTGGCAAAACCTCGGCAAATCTGCAATTTGCAGATTCCTTTACACCGGGCGTAGTCATCGGGATCGGTGGTTCTATCCTGGTGGTGTGTCAAGCTGGCGGGATGTCATTGCAATCAGGATTAATCGTAACGATGGGCTTTCATCTGGTGTTAATCGTCTTGAGCTTGATTGCCAGTACTCGAATTGCACCAATAACAGACCAAATAAGAACGGGACTGCAATCGTTAGGCTTGAAAAACAAATAA